Proteins encoded within one genomic window of Triticum aestivum cultivar Chinese Spring chromosome 2D, IWGSC CS RefSeq v2.1, whole genome shotgun sequence:
- the LOC123052157 gene encoding putative methylesterase 11, chloroplastic — translation MGALLSCMSGTSPSDSPPQAKRRSSASSRRGGGAKAAEIDEQALAAAAALVLGQRGGGGAFDRSASVRYAAKRQQQGPPLPRSSSTRPRSLADPELQPQQLLAKELNTKDLETNIIVLVHGGGFGAWCWYKTMSLLEDSGFKVNAIDLTGSGINSSDTNKISSLSEYAEPLTSYLKGLCDAEKVILVGHDFGGACISHAMEMFPSKVAKAVFLCATMVTNGHSALDIFQQQMDTNGMLQKAQELVYSNGKDRPPTAINIDRASVRDLLFNQSPAKDVSLASVSMRPIPFAPVMEKLTLTEGNYGSVRRFFVETTEDNAIPLSLQQSMCVTNPPEKVLRLKGSDHAPFFSRPQALHKTLVEIATLPRAQAS, via the exons ATGGGCGCTCTGCTCTCCTGCATGTCCGGCACGTCCCCCTCCGACTCCCCGCCGCAGGCCAAGCGGCGCTCCTCCGCGTCCtcccgccgcggcggcggcgccaaGGCCGCGGAGATCGACGAGCAGGCGCTGGCCGCCGCGGCGGCGCTCGTGCTGGGGCAGCGCGGGGGAGGAGGCGCGTTTGACCGGTCGGCGTCGGTGCGGTACGCCGCGAAGCGGCAGCAGCAGGGCCCGCCGCTGCCCAGGAGCTCCAGCACGCGCCCGCGCTCCCTCGCCGACCCCGAGCTCCAGCCGCAGCAGCTCCTCGCCAAG GAGTTGAATACTAAAGATTTGGAAACCAACATAATTGTTCTTGTTCACGGAGGTGGGTTTGGTGCTTGGTGTTGGTACAAGACCATGTCACTTCTTGAAGATAGTGGGTTCAAAGTCAATGCTATTGACTTAACAGGCTCCGGGATTAATTCTTCTGATACAAACAAGATTAGCAGTCTTTCAGAGTATGCTGAGCCACTTACATCTTACCTTAAGGGCCTATGTGATGCTGAAAAG GTTATCTTGGTTGGACATGATTTTGGGGGTGCTTGCATATCCCATGCGATGGAGATGTTTCCATCGAAAGTTGCCAAGGCTGTTTTCCTGTGTGCAACTATGGTGACAAATGGACATAGTGCTCTTGATATCTTCCAACAACAG ATGGATACAAATGGTATGCTCCAAAAGGCACAGGAATTAGTATACTCCAATGGCAAGGACCGGCCTCCCACCGCTATCAACATCGACAGGGCTTCAGTAAGGGATCTGTTATTCAACCAAAGTCCTGCCAAG GATGTATCCTTGGCTTCGGTGTCCATGAGACCTATCCCCTTTGCCCCGGTAATGGAGAAACTCACGTTAACAGAAGGGAACTACGGATCCGTGCGGCGATTCTTTGTCGAGACAACGGAGGACAACGCGATACCTCTTTCCCTGCAGCAGAGCATGTGTGTGACTAACCCGCCGGAGAAGGTCCTGCGGCTGAAAGGTTCAGACCACGCCCCTTTCTTCTCGAGGCCGCAAGCGTTGCACAAAACGCTGGTAGAGATAGCAACCCTGCCACGAGCACAGGCATCATGA